A region from the Linepithema humile isolate Giens D197 chromosome 1, Lhum_UNIL_v1.0, whole genome shotgun sequence genome encodes:
- the LOC105679440 gene encoding uncharacterized protein isoform X1 yields MRIEIRNRYHNYLEKKFLKVPRTSQYRRNIECESSDESSDNSVEDAQWREYCNRQSSSDSDNTDSDNTSQHNSICLSFSNEALLANIRNNEQLTISSDLSLHLVQDQHMELVQHNYHESLSTHEDPFIEQNNDQQSLSALEQMVDVSQISINDTNELYGLSDSENENFRDSWYYDAHEELFQCSDEDDSDNEDIHEEVNSEDINSENIGFSRLTEMMQNEDNNETINAQVVVSKAEILLAVLKYGLTYCLSQSALADLFKMLNCFFNFSLLPSTRYLVDQMFNPETVIEYHAVCPNCKKYVAMFDRKDHRVECQTCDTVIALKDTTYNDFFAIINVNNEIANLIQDNQKYYDYVVREKVRNNEKFDDITDGILYKEFVDSLSIHDKLNFATTTMNSDGSPIFESSRFSIWPIQMIINELPLDVRTSRPIVCGIWFGKDKPNMNIFLKPYVVHMNKLSNNGVRCTIANEVRIIKVFTLCCCVDSVARAPMQGIVQYNGYFGCSWCLHPGYYVVYKRGGSVKYTLMNEVPPKRTENETIEHMRLSLTSRKPVYGVKNPSCLINLQGFNIISGFVPDSMHCLCLGIAEQFVGYWIESNNLPYSLSNNDINKIDNLLLTIKAPNQIVRLSRSIRDRKYWKAREWENWILYYSLPILLCFPHLEIWIKHWSLLVEAFHILLKKSITRNEVNHAHTLLTKFVDYTEHYYFKAAMTYNIHQLLHLAQSVADWGPLWAHSGYCFENGNGQIVRKVHGAKGVVHQICRSIAMSQSELILKKHIALKAFSNVSSFISYLDKKNAKQTCKLSHARYFGPHYKTSLMWKEELELSDESRTYRKMVKERCLYTSSRRNMIRSDNSYAVTTEGDFIRIIEFIIDIPTRKEYTICHLVIKEDIFNNNSLPLKKVVNISDNLIIKDTNSIERVCVFMNIDNIMYICPVPNLYFY; encoded by the exons ATGCGAATAGAAATACGGAACAG GTATCATAATTacctcgaaaaaaaatttctaaaagtgCCAAGAACGAGTCAATACAGGAGAAATATAGAATGTGAATCAAGTGATGAAAGCAGTGATAACAGTGTCGAAGATGCTCAATGGCGA GAATACTGTAATCGTCAATCATCCAGTGATAGCGACAATACAGATTCTGATAACACAAGTCAACATAATAGTATTTGCCTATCATTCTCCAATGAAGCATTGTTAGcaaatattagaaacaatgagcaacttacaattagttctGACTTATCATTGCATTTAGTACAAGACCAGCACATGGAACTCGTACAACATAATTATCATGAATCTTTATCAACACATGAAGATCCATTTATTGAGCAAAATAACGATCAACAATCATTGTCAGCATTAGAGCAA atGGTAGATGTATCTCAGATTTCAATAAATGACACGAATGAACTGTATGGCTTATCAGATTCTGAGAATGAAAATTTTCGt GATTCATGGTATTACGATGCACAtgaagaattatttcaatgtaGCGATGAAGATGATAGCGATAACGAAGATATTCACGAAGAAGTCAACTCTGAAGATATCAATAGTGAAAATATTGGTTTTAGTAGATTAACAGAAATGATGCAAAATGAAGATAATAATGAGACTATTAATGCTCAAGTAGTTGTAAGTAAAGCTGAAATTTTACTTGCAGTTTTGAAGTATGGGCTTACGTATTGTTTATCACAAAGTGCATTAGCTgatctttttaaaatgttaaattgtttttttaatttttctttattacctAGTACGCGCTATCTTGTTGATCAAATGTTCAATCCAGAAACAGTCATAGAATATCATGCAGTTTGtccaaattgcaaaaaatatgtagcaaTGTTTGATCGCAAAGATCATCGCGTTGAATGTCAAACATGCGATACTGTAATTGCATTGAAAGATACAACATATAATGACttttttgctattattaatgtaaataacgaaattgcaaatttaattcaagataatcaaaaatattatgattatgtaGTGCGCGAAAAAGtgcgaaataatgaaaaattcgatGACATTACAGATGGAATATTATACAAAGAATTTGTTGACTCATTGTCAATACATGATAAACTTAATTTTGCTACAACTACAATGAACAGTGATGGATCCCCAATTTTCGAAAGTTCTAGATTTTCTATTTGGCCGATTCAAATGATTATAAATGAATTGCCTTTGGATGTAAGAACTTCTAGACCTATAGTGTGCGGCATATGGTTTGGTAAAGATAAAccaaatatgaatatttttttaaaaccgtACGTTGTTCACATGAACAAATTGTCAAATAATGGTGTACGATGTACTATTGCAAATGAAGTAcgtattattaaagtattcaCCTTATGTTGCTGCGTAGACTCTGTTGCTCGTGCACCGATGCAGGGTATAGTTCAGTATAATGGCTATTTCGGATGCAGTTGGTGCTTACATCCAGGATATTATGTTGTTTACAAGAGAGGTGGAAgtgtaaaatatactttaatgaATGAAGTACCGCCTAAAAGAACTGAAAATGAAACAATCGAGCACATGCGACTGAGTCTTACATCCCGAAAACCCGTTTATGGTGTAAAAAATCCttcatgtttaattaatttgcaaggttttaacattatatctgGTTTTGTACCAGATAGTATGCATTGTCTTTGTTTGGGAATAGCGGAACAATTTGTAGGGTATTGGATCGAATCAAACAACTTGCCATATTCTTTATccaataatgatattaataaaattgacaacttgttattaacaataaaagctCCCAATCAAATTGTTCGTTTATCTCGTTCCATACGAGatagaaaatattggaaaGCAAGAGAGTGGGAGAATTGGATTCTTTACTATAGTTTACCGATTTTACTATGTTTTCCACATTTAGAAATATGGATAAAGCATTGGTCACTTCTAGTAGAAGcattccatattttattaaagaaaagtattacACGTAACGAAGTCAATCATGCTCAtactttattaacaaaatttgttgattACACCGAACACTATTATTTCAAAGCTGCTATGACGTACAACATCCATCAACTATTGCATTTGGCACAAAGTGTAGCAGATTGGGGCCCACTTTGGGCTCATTCTGGctattgttttgaaaatggAAATGGTCAAATAGTTCGAAAAGTGCATGGTGCTAAGGGCGTTGTACATCAAATTTGCAGATCGATAGCAATGAGTCAAAGTGaattgattttaaagaaacatattgCTTTGAAAGCGTTTTCAAATGTAAgtagttttatttcttatctggacaaaaaaaacgcaaaacaAACATGTAAATTATCGCATGCAAGATACTTTGGACCACATTATAAAACTAGTTTAATGTGGAAAgaagaacttgaattatcAGATGAAAGTCGAACATATCGTAAAATGGTAAAAGAACGATGTTTGTACACATCATCAAGAAGAAATATGATTCGATCAGATAATTCGTATGCTGTAACAACAGAAGGAGATTTTATTCgcattatagaatttattatcgatattcCAACAAGGAAAGAGTACACTATCTGTCATTTAGTGattaaagaagatatttttaataacaattctttaccattgaaaaaagttgtaaatatttctgataatttaataataaaagacactAACAGCATTGAAAGAGTTTgcgtttttatgaatatagataacataatgtatatatgtCCAGTGCCgaatctgtatttttattaa
- the LOC105679440 gene encoding uncharacterized protein isoform X2: MRIEIRNRYHNYLEKKFLKVPRTSQYRRNIECESSDESSDNSVEDAQWRMVDVSQISINDTNELYGLSDSENENFRDSWYYDAHEELFQCSDEDDSDNEDIHEEVNSEDINSENIGFSRLTEMMQNEDNNETINAQVVVSKAEILLAVLKYGLTYCLSQSALADLFKMLNCFFNFSLLPSTRYLVDQMFNPETVIEYHAVCPNCKKYVAMFDRKDHRVECQTCDTVIALKDTTYNDFFAIINVNNEIANLIQDNQKYYDYVVREKVRNNEKFDDITDGILYKEFVDSLSIHDKLNFATTTMNSDGSPIFESSRFSIWPIQMIINELPLDVRTSRPIVCGIWFGKDKPNMNIFLKPYVVHMNKLSNNGVRCTIANEVRIIKVFTLCCCVDSVARAPMQGIVQYNGYFGCSWCLHPGYYVVYKRGGSVKYTLMNEVPPKRTENETIEHMRLSLTSRKPVYGVKNPSCLINLQGFNIISGFVPDSMHCLCLGIAEQFVGYWIESNNLPYSLSNNDINKIDNLLLTIKAPNQIVRLSRSIRDRKYWKAREWENWILYYSLPILLCFPHLEIWIKHWSLLVEAFHILLKKSITRNEVNHAHTLLTKFVDYTEHYYFKAAMTYNIHQLLHLAQSVADWGPLWAHSGYCFENGNGQIVRKVHGAKGVVHQICRSIAMSQSELILKKHIALKAFSNVSSFISYLDKKNAKQTCKLSHARYFGPHYKTSLMWKEELELSDESRTYRKMVKERCLYTSSRRNMIRSDNSYAVTTEGDFIRIIEFIIDIPTRKEYTICHLVIKEDIFNNNSLPLKKVVNISDNLIIKDTNSIERVCVFMNIDNIMYICPVPNLYFY, from the exons ATGCGAATAGAAATACGGAACAG GTATCATAATTacctcgaaaaaaaatttctaaaagtgCCAAGAACGAGTCAATACAGGAGAAATATAGAATGTGAATCAAGTGATGAAAGCAGTGATAACAGTGTCGAAGATGCTCAATGGCGA atGGTAGATGTATCTCAGATTTCAATAAATGACACGAATGAACTGTATGGCTTATCAGATTCTGAGAATGAAAATTTTCGt GATTCATGGTATTACGATGCACAtgaagaattatttcaatgtaGCGATGAAGATGATAGCGATAACGAAGATATTCACGAAGAAGTCAACTCTGAAGATATCAATAGTGAAAATATTGGTTTTAGTAGATTAACAGAAATGATGCAAAATGAAGATAATAATGAGACTATTAATGCTCAAGTAGTTGTAAGTAAAGCTGAAATTTTACTTGCAGTTTTGAAGTATGGGCTTACGTATTGTTTATCACAAAGTGCATTAGCTgatctttttaaaatgttaaattgtttttttaatttttctttattacctAGTACGCGCTATCTTGTTGATCAAATGTTCAATCCAGAAACAGTCATAGAATATCATGCAGTTTGtccaaattgcaaaaaatatgtagcaaTGTTTGATCGCAAAGATCATCGCGTTGAATGTCAAACATGCGATACTGTAATTGCATTGAAAGATACAACATATAATGACttttttgctattattaatgtaaataacgaaattgcaaatttaattcaagataatcaaaaatattatgattatgtaGTGCGCGAAAAAGtgcgaaataatgaaaaattcgatGACATTACAGATGGAATATTATACAAAGAATTTGTTGACTCATTGTCAATACATGATAAACTTAATTTTGCTACAACTACAATGAACAGTGATGGATCCCCAATTTTCGAAAGTTCTAGATTTTCTATTTGGCCGATTCAAATGATTATAAATGAATTGCCTTTGGATGTAAGAACTTCTAGACCTATAGTGTGCGGCATATGGTTTGGTAAAGATAAAccaaatatgaatatttttttaaaaccgtACGTTGTTCACATGAACAAATTGTCAAATAATGGTGTACGATGTACTATTGCAAATGAAGTAcgtattattaaagtattcaCCTTATGTTGCTGCGTAGACTCTGTTGCTCGTGCACCGATGCAGGGTATAGTTCAGTATAATGGCTATTTCGGATGCAGTTGGTGCTTACATCCAGGATATTATGTTGTTTACAAGAGAGGTGGAAgtgtaaaatatactttaatgaATGAAGTACCGCCTAAAAGAACTGAAAATGAAACAATCGAGCACATGCGACTGAGTCTTACATCCCGAAAACCCGTTTATGGTGTAAAAAATCCttcatgtttaattaatttgcaaggttttaacattatatctgGTTTTGTACCAGATAGTATGCATTGTCTTTGTTTGGGAATAGCGGAACAATTTGTAGGGTATTGGATCGAATCAAACAACTTGCCATATTCTTTATccaataatgatattaataaaattgacaacttgttattaacaataaaagctCCCAATCAAATTGTTCGTTTATCTCGTTCCATACGAGatagaaaatattggaaaGCAAGAGAGTGGGAGAATTGGATTCTTTACTATAGTTTACCGATTTTACTATGTTTTCCACATTTAGAAATATGGATAAAGCATTGGTCACTTCTAGTAGAAGcattccatattttattaaagaaaagtattacACGTAACGAAGTCAATCATGCTCAtactttattaacaaaatttgttgattACACCGAACACTATTATTTCAAAGCTGCTATGACGTACAACATCCATCAACTATTGCATTTGGCACAAAGTGTAGCAGATTGGGGCCCACTTTGGGCTCATTCTGGctattgttttgaaaatggAAATGGTCAAATAGTTCGAAAAGTGCATGGTGCTAAGGGCGTTGTACATCAAATTTGCAGATCGATAGCAATGAGTCAAAGTGaattgattttaaagaaacatattgCTTTGAAAGCGTTTTCAAATGTAAgtagttttatttcttatctggacaaaaaaaacgcaaaacaAACATGTAAATTATCGCATGCAAGATACTTTGGACCACATTATAAAACTAGTTTAATGTGGAAAgaagaacttgaattatcAGATGAAAGTCGAACATATCGTAAAATGGTAAAAGAACGATGTTTGTACACATCATCAAGAAGAAATATGATTCGATCAGATAATTCGTATGCTGTAACAACAGAAGGAGATTTTATTCgcattatagaatttattatcgatattcCAACAAGGAAAGAGTACACTATCTGTCATTTAGTGattaaagaagatatttttaataacaattctttaccattgaaaaaagttgtaaatatttctgataatttaataataaaagacactAACAGCATTGAAAGAGTTTgcgtttttatgaatatagataacataatgtatatatgtCCAGTGCCgaatctgtatttttattaa
- the LOC105679440 gene encoding uncharacterized protein isoform X4, translating to MVDVSQISINDTNELYGLSDSENENFRDSWYYDAHEELFQCSDEDDSDNEDIHEEVNSEDINSENIGFSRLTEMMQNEDNNETINAQVVVSKAEILLAVLKYGLTYCLSQSALADLFKMLNCFFNFSLLPSTRYLVDQMFNPETVIEYHAVCPNCKKYVAMFDRKDHRVECQTCDTVIALKDTTYNDFFAIINVNNEIANLIQDNQKYYDYVVREKVRNNEKFDDITDGILYKEFVDSLSIHDKLNFATTTMNSDGSPIFESSRFSIWPIQMIINELPLDVRTSRPIVCGIWFGKDKPNMNIFLKPYVVHMNKLSNNGVRCTIANEVRIIKVFTLCCCVDSVARAPMQGIVQYNGYFGCSWCLHPGYYVVYKRGGSVKYTLMNEVPPKRTENETIEHMRLSLTSRKPVYGVKNPSCLINLQGFNIISGFVPDSMHCLCLGIAEQFVGYWIESNNLPYSLSNNDINKIDNLLLTIKAPNQIVRLSRSIRDRKYWKAREWENWILYYSLPILLCFPHLEIWIKHWSLLVEAFHILLKKSITRNEVNHAHTLLTKFVDYTEHYYFKAAMTYNIHQLLHLAQSVADWGPLWAHSGYCFENGNGQIVRKVHGAKGVVHQICRSIAMSQSELILKKHIALKAFSNVSSFISYLDKKNAKQTCKLSHARYFGPHYKTSLMWKEELELSDESRTYRKMVKERCLYTSSRRNMIRSDNSYAVTTEGDFIRIIEFIIDIPTRKEYTICHLVIKEDIFNNNSLPLKKVVNISDNLIIKDTNSIERVCVFMNIDNIMYICPVPNLYFY from the exons atGGTAGATGTATCTCAGATTTCAATAAATGACACGAATGAACTGTATGGCTTATCAGATTCTGAGAATGAAAATTTTCGt GATTCATGGTATTACGATGCACAtgaagaattatttcaatgtaGCGATGAAGATGATAGCGATAACGAAGATATTCACGAAGAAGTCAACTCTGAAGATATCAATAGTGAAAATATTGGTTTTAGTAGATTAACAGAAATGATGCAAAATGAAGATAATAATGAGACTATTAATGCTCAAGTAGTTGTAAGTAAAGCTGAAATTTTACTTGCAGTTTTGAAGTATGGGCTTACGTATTGTTTATCACAAAGTGCATTAGCTgatctttttaaaatgttaaattgtttttttaatttttctttattacctAGTACGCGCTATCTTGTTGATCAAATGTTCAATCCAGAAACAGTCATAGAATATCATGCAGTTTGtccaaattgcaaaaaatatgtagcaaTGTTTGATCGCAAAGATCATCGCGTTGAATGTCAAACATGCGATACTGTAATTGCATTGAAAGATACAACATATAATGACttttttgctattattaatgtaaataacgaaattgcaaatttaattcaagataatcaaaaatattatgattatgtaGTGCGCGAAAAAGtgcgaaataatgaaaaattcgatGACATTACAGATGGAATATTATACAAAGAATTTGTTGACTCATTGTCAATACATGATAAACTTAATTTTGCTACAACTACAATGAACAGTGATGGATCCCCAATTTTCGAAAGTTCTAGATTTTCTATTTGGCCGATTCAAATGATTATAAATGAATTGCCTTTGGATGTAAGAACTTCTAGACCTATAGTGTGCGGCATATGGTTTGGTAAAGATAAAccaaatatgaatatttttttaaaaccgtACGTTGTTCACATGAACAAATTGTCAAATAATGGTGTACGATGTACTATTGCAAATGAAGTAcgtattattaaagtattcaCCTTATGTTGCTGCGTAGACTCTGTTGCTCGTGCACCGATGCAGGGTATAGTTCAGTATAATGGCTATTTCGGATGCAGTTGGTGCTTACATCCAGGATATTATGTTGTTTACAAGAGAGGTGGAAgtgtaaaatatactttaatgaATGAAGTACCGCCTAAAAGAACTGAAAATGAAACAATCGAGCACATGCGACTGAGTCTTACATCCCGAAAACCCGTTTATGGTGTAAAAAATCCttcatgtttaattaatttgcaaggttttaacattatatctgGTTTTGTACCAGATAGTATGCATTGTCTTTGTTTGGGAATAGCGGAACAATTTGTAGGGTATTGGATCGAATCAAACAACTTGCCATATTCTTTATccaataatgatattaataaaattgacaacttgttattaacaataaaagctCCCAATCAAATTGTTCGTTTATCTCGTTCCATACGAGatagaaaatattggaaaGCAAGAGAGTGGGAGAATTGGATTCTTTACTATAGTTTACCGATTTTACTATGTTTTCCACATTTAGAAATATGGATAAAGCATTGGTCACTTCTAGTAGAAGcattccatattttattaaagaaaagtattacACGTAACGAAGTCAATCATGCTCAtactttattaacaaaatttgttgattACACCGAACACTATTATTTCAAAGCTGCTATGACGTACAACATCCATCAACTATTGCATTTGGCACAAAGTGTAGCAGATTGGGGCCCACTTTGGGCTCATTCTGGctattgttttgaaaatggAAATGGTCAAATAGTTCGAAAAGTGCATGGTGCTAAGGGCGTTGTACATCAAATTTGCAGATCGATAGCAATGAGTCAAAGTGaattgattttaaagaaacatattgCTTTGAAAGCGTTTTCAAATGTAAgtagttttatttcttatctggacaaaaaaaacgcaaaacaAACATGTAAATTATCGCATGCAAGATACTTTGGACCACATTATAAAACTAGTTTAATGTGGAAAgaagaacttgaattatcAGATGAAAGTCGAACATATCGTAAAATGGTAAAAGAACGATGTTTGTACACATCATCAAGAAGAAATATGATTCGATCAGATAATTCGTATGCTGTAACAACAGAAGGAGATTTTATTCgcattatagaatttattatcgatattcCAACAAGGAAAGAGTACACTATCTGTCATTTAGTGattaaagaagatatttttaataacaattctttaccattgaaaaaagttgtaaatatttctgataatttaataataaaagacactAACAGCATTGAAAGAGTTTgcgtttttatgaatatagataacataatgtatatatgtCCAGTGCCgaatctgtatttttattaa
- the LOC105679440 gene encoding uncharacterized protein isoform X3 translates to MELVQHNYHESLSTHEDPFIEQNNDQQSLSALEQMVDVSQISINDTNELYGLSDSENENFRDSWYYDAHEELFQCSDEDDSDNEDIHEEVNSEDINSENIGFSRLTEMMQNEDNNETINAQVVVSKAEILLAVLKYGLTYCLSQSALADLFKMLNCFFNFSLLPSTRYLVDQMFNPETVIEYHAVCPNCKKYVAMFDRKDHRVECQTCDTVIALKDTTYNDFFAIINVNNEIANLIQDNQKYYDYVVREKVRNNEKFDDITDGILYKEFVDSLSIHDKLNFATTTMNSDGSPIFESSRFSIWPIQMIINELPLDVRTSRPIVCGIWFGKDKPNMNIFLKPYVVHMNKLSNNGVRCTIANEVRIIKVFTLCCCVDSVARAPMQGIVQYNGYFGCSWCLHPGYYVVYKRGGSVKYTLMNEVPPKRTENETIEHMRLSLTSRKPVYGVKNPSCLINLQGFNIISGFVPDSMHCLCLGIAEQFVGYWIESNNLPYSLSNNDINKIDNLLLTIKAPNQIVRLSRSIRDRKYWKAREWENWILYYSLPILLCFPHLEIWIKHWSLLVEAFHILLKKSITRNEVNHAHTLLTKFVDYTEHYYFKAAMTYNIHQLLHLAQSVADWGPLWAHSGYCFENGNGQIVRKVHGAKGVVHQICRSIAMSQSELILKKHIALKAFSNVSSFISYLDKKNAKQTCKLSHARYFGPHYKTSLMWKEELELSDESRTYRKMVKERCLYTSSRRNMIRSDNSYAVTTEGDFIRIIEFIIDIPTRKEYTICHLVIKEDIFNNNSLPLKKVVNISDNLIIKDTNSIERVCVFMNIDNIMYICPVPNLYFY, encoded by the exons ATGGAACTCGTACAACATAATTATCATGAATCTTTATCAACACATGAAGATCCATTTATTGAGCAAAATAACGATCAACAATCATTGTCAGCATTAGAGCAA atGGTAGATGTATCTCAGATTTCAATAAATGACACGAATGAACTGTATGGCTTATCAGATTCTGAGAATGAAAATTTTCGt GATTCATGGTATTACGATGCACAtgaagaattatttcaatgtaGCGATGAAGATGATAGCGATAACGAAGATATTCACGAAGAAGTCAACTCTGAAGATATCAATAGTGAAAATATTGGTTTTAGTAGATTAACAGAAATGATGCAAAATGAAGATAATAATGAGACTATTAATGCTCAAGTAGTTGTAAGTAAAGCTGAAATTTTACTTGCAGTTTTGAAGTATGGGCTTACGTATTGTTTATCACAAAGTGCATTAGCTgatctttttaaaatgttaaattgtttttttaatttttctttattacctAGTACGCGCTATCTTGTTGATCAAATGTTCAATCCAGAAACAGTCATAGAATATCATGCAGTTTGtccaaattgcaaaaaatatgtagcaaTGTTTGATCGCAAAGATCATCGCGTTGAATGTCAAACATGCGATACTGTAATTGCATTGAAAGATACAACATATAATGACttttttgctattattaatgtaaataacgaaattgcaaatttaattcaagataatcaaaaatattatgattatgtaGTGCGCGAAAAAGtgcgaaataatgaaaaattcgatGACATTACAGATGGAATATTATACAAAGAATTTGTTGACTCATTGTCAATACATGATAAACTTAATTTTGCTACAACTACAATGAACAGTGATGGATCCCCAATTTTCGAAAGTTCTAGATTTTCTATTTGGCCGATTCAAATGATTATAAATGAATTGCCTTTGGATGTAAGAACTTCTAGACCTATAGTGTGCGGCATATGGTTTGGTAAAGATAAAccaaatatgaatatttttttaaaaccgtACGTTGTTCACATGAACAAATTGTCAAATAATGGTGTACGATGTACTATTGCAAATGAAGTAcgtattattaaagtattcaCCTTATGTTGCTGCGTAGACTCTGTTGCTCGTGCACCGATGCAGGGTATAGTTCAGTATAATGGCTATTTCGGATGCAGTTGGTGCTTACATCCAGGATATTATGTTGTTTACAAGAGAGGTGGAAgtgtaaaatatactttaatgaATGAAGTACCGCCTAAAAGAACTGAAAATGAAACAATCGAGCACATGCGACTGAGTCTTACATCCCGAAAACCCGTTTATGGTGTAAAAAATCCttcatgtttaattaatttgcaaggttttaacattatatctgGTTTTGTACCAGATAGTATGCATTGTCTTTGTTTGGGAATAGCGGAACAATTTGTAGGGTATTGGATCGAATCAAACAACTTGCCATATTCTTTATccaataatgatattaataaaattgacaacttgttattaacaataaaagctCCCAATCAAATTGTTCGTTTATCTCGTTCCATACGAGatagaaaatattggaaaGCAAGAGAGTGGGAGAATTGGATTCTTTACTATAGTTTACCGATTTTACTATGTTTTCCACATTTAGAAATATGGATAAAGCATTGGTCACTTCTAGTAGAAGcattccatattttattaaagaaaagtattacACGTAACGAAGTCAATCATGCTCAtactttattaacaaaatttgttgattACACCGAACACTATTATTTCAAAGCTGCTATGACGTACAACATCCATCAACTATTGCATTTGGCACAAAGTGTAGCAGATTGGGGCCCACTTTGGGCTCATTCTGGctattgttttgaaaatggAAATGGTCAAATAGTTCGAAAAGTGCATGGTGCTAAGGGCGTTGTACATCAAATTTGCAGATCGATAGCAATGAGTCAAAGTGaattgattttaaagaaacatattgCTTTGAAAGCGTTTTCAAATGTAAgtagttttatttcttatctggacaaaaaaaacgcaaaacaAACATGTAAATTATCGCATGCAAGATACTTTGGACCACATTATAAAACTAGTTTAATGTGGAAAgaagaacttgaattatcAGATGAAAGTCGAACATATCGTAAAATGGTAAAAGAACGATGTTTGTACACATCATCAAGAAGAAATATGATTCGATCAGATAATTCGTATGCTGTAACAACAGAAGGAGATTTTATTCgcattatagaatttattatcgatattcCAACAAGGAAAGAGTACACTATCTGTCATTTAGTGattaaagaagatatttttaataacaattctttaccattgaaaaaagttgtaaatatttctgataatttaataataaaagacactAACAGCATTGAAAGAGTTTgcgtttttatgaatatagataacataatgtatatatgtCCAGTGCCgaatctgtatttttattaa
- the LOC105679440 gene encoding uncharacterized protein isoform X5 has product MRIEIRNRYHNYLEKKFLKVPRTSQYRRNIECESSDESSDNSVEDAQWREYCNRQSSSDSDNTDSDNTSQHNSICLSFSNEALLANIRNNEQLTISSDLSLHLVQDQHMELVQHNYHESLSTHEDPFIEQNNDQQSLSALEQMVDVSQISINDTNELYGLSDSENENFRDSWYYDAHEELFQCSDEDDSDNEDIHEEVNSEDINSENIGFSRLTEMMQNEDNNETINAQVVMEYYTKNLLTHCQYMINLILLQLQ; this is encoded by the exons ATGCGAATAGAAATACGGAACAG GTATCATAATTacctcgaaaaaaaatttctaaaagtgCCAAGAACGAGTCAATACAGGAGAAATATAGAATGTGAATCAAGTGATGAAAGCAGTGATAACAGTGTCGAAGATGCTCAATGGCGA GAATACTGTAATCGTCAATCATCCAGTGATAGCGACAATACAGATTCTGATAACACAAGTCAACATAATAGTATTTGCCTATCATTCTCCAATGAAGCATTGTTAGcaaatattagaaacaatgagcaacttacaattagttctGACTTATCATTGCATTTAGTACAAGACCAGCACATGGAACTCGTACAACATAATTATCATGAATCTTTATCAACACATGAAGATCCATTTATTGAGCAAAATAACGATCAACAATCATTGTCAGCATTAGAGCAA atGGTAGATGTATCTCAGATTTCAATAAATGACACGAATGAACTGTATGGCTTATCAGATTCTGAGAATGAAAATTTTCGt GATTCATGGTATTACGATGCACAtgaagaattatttcaatgtaGCGATGAAGATGATAGCGATAACGAAGATATTCACGAAGAAGTCAACTCTGAAGATATCAATAGTGAAAATATTGGTTTTAGTAGATTAACAGAAATGATGCAAAATGAAGATAATAATGAGACTATTAATGCTCAAGTAGTT ATGGAATATTATACAAAGAATTTGTTGACTCATTGTCAATACATGATAAACTTAATTTTGCTACAACTACAATGA